The Streptomyces achromogenes genome window below encodes:
- a CDS encoding amino acid ABC transporter ATP-binding protein, which yields MNADGTIVARKLCKSFGRHQVLRDIDLTVAAGEISCIIGPSGSGKSTLLRCINGLETVDRGVLKVNGEDFGYVEKDDAYHAVRPQRLAEQRARIGMVFQQFNLFPNMTAESNVMSGPVLVQKKDRAACRERAQELLAKVGLEGCGHKYPAQLSGGQQQRVAIARALAMDPTIMLFDEPTSALDPERVGEVLAVMRDLAGNGMTMLLVTHEMGFAREVADEVLFMDDGIAVERGDAREVLANPREKRTQAFLERVL from the coding sequence GTGAACGCCGACGGAACGATCGTCGCACGCAAGCTGTGCAAGAGCTTCGGACGCCACCAGGTCCTGCGCGACATCGACCTGACCGTCGCGGCCGGGGAGATCTCCTGCATCATCGGGCCGAGCGGATCGGGCAAATCGACACTGCTGCGGTGCATCAACGGGCTGGAGACCGTGGACCGCGGAGTCCTGAAGGTCAACGGAGAGGACTTCGGCTATGTCGAGAAGGACGACGCCTACCACGCCGTCCGCCCGCAACGGCTGGCCGAGCAGCGCGCCCGCATCGGCATGGTGTTCCAGCAGTTCAACCTGTTCCCGAACATGACCGCCGAGAGCAACGTCATGTCCGGACCGGTGCTGGTGCAGAAGAAGGACCGCGCCGCCTGCCGGGAACGGGCACAGGAGCTGCTGGCCAAGGTCGGCCTCGAGGGCTGCGGCCACAAGTACCCCGCCCAACTCTCCGGCGGTCAGCAGCAGCGCGTGGCCATCGCCCGCGCGCTCGCGATGGATCCCACCATCATGCTGTTCGACGAACCCACCAGCGCACTGGACCCCGAACGCGTGGGCGAAGTACTCGCCGTCATGCGCGACCTCGCCGGCAACGGAATGACCATGCTGCTCGTCACCCACGAGATGGGCTTCGCCCGCGAGGTCGCCGACGAGGTGCTGTTCATGGACGACGGCATCGCAGTCGAACGCGGCGACGCACGCGAGGTCCTGGCCAACCCCCGCGAGAAACGCACCCAGGCCTTCCTCGAAAGGGTGCTGTAG
- a CDS encoding PucR family transcriptional regulator — protein MPPRHHVRGHFPTLREVLRLPVLAEGMPRVLAGESQLDGPVRWVHVTELLNPADFLEGGELVLTTGMPHPEDASELRGYVDQLADIGAAGLIVELGYRYRKVPHELVAACRARDVPLVELARGVRFIDVTQTVHALILDAQGALLRRGRDIQDIFTALTLRGADPEELVHTTAELTGAPVVLEDLTHRVLMCELLGRPYEPVVSAWSRRSRAAPTPERITPSGPEGWLIAAVQDHHGPWGRLVLLEDRLNAEPDPEHVLVLERAAVALTMARQAGQAWWERRAHRSVLRDLYERRFRSPADARARAEALGLPAFGHRLFAVVIRHPYTATEDEHLDERIAKALAHTGVRALVGETAPGRIGVLMALAQASAWQPVAERIGRLTREELGPRAVVAVGPGVTDLGGIARSWQEAEQTAEAITPASPERWFYVPADVRLPELLGLLREDTRLQRYAERQLTRLIEHDDRNGGDLLPALRAYLAAAGNKSVAAKRAGMSRQAYYQRLHTIERLLGCDLESGLQRTSLHVAVLVLDAGETTLPGV, from the coding sequence ATGCCGCCCAGACATCATGTACGCGGGCACTTCCCCACACTGAGGGAGGTACTGCGCCTGCCCGTCCTCGCCGAAGGGATGCCGCGCGTGCTGGCCGGCGAGTCACAGCTGGACGGCCCGGTGCGCTGGGTGCATGTCACCGAGCTGCTCAACCCCGCCGATTTCCTGGAGGGCGGCGAGCTGGTGCTGACGACGGGAATGCCGCATCCCGAGGACGCCTCCGAGCTGCGCGGTTACGTCGACCAGCTCGCGGACATCGGAGCGGCCGGCCTGATCGTGGAGCTCGGCTACCGGTACCGGAAGGTGCCCCACGAGCTGGTGGCGGCGTGCCGAGCCCGTGACGTGCCGCTCGTCGAGCTGGCCCGTGGCGTCCGGTTCATCGACGTCACGCAGACGGTGCACGCGCTCATCCTCGACGCTCAGGGGGCCCTGCTGCGCCGCGGGCGGGACATCCAGGACATCTTCACCGCCCTGACGCTGCGGGGCGCGGACCCCGAGGAACTGGTGCACACCACCGCGGAGCTCACCGGAGCCCCCGTGGTGCTGGAGGATCTCACCCACCGGGTCCTGATGTGCGAGCTGCTCGGCCGGCCGTACGAGCCGGTGGTGTCGGCCTGGTCGCGGCGTTCGCGGGCCGCACCGACGCCGGAGAGGATCACACCGAGCGGCCCCGAGGGGTGGCTGATCGCTGCGGTGCAGGACCACCACGGGCCGTGGGGGCGGCTGGTGCTGCTGGAGGACCGGCTGAACGCCGAGCCCGACCCGGAACACGTCCTCGTGCTGGAACGTGCGGCGGTCGCGCTGACCATGGCGCGCCAGGCCGGACAGGCCTGGTGGGAGCGCAGGGCCCACCGCTCGGTACTGCGGGACCTGTACGAGCGGCGTTTCCGCTCCCCCGCGGACGCGCGCGCCCGCGCCGAGGCGCTGGGGCTGCCGGCCTTCGGGCACCGGCTCTTCGCCGTGGTCATCCGCCACCCGTACACCGCCACCGAGGACGAGCACCTCGACGAACGGATCGCGAAGGCGCTGGCGCACACGGGCGTGCGCGCCCTCGTCGGCGAGACGGCCCCGGGCCGGATCGGCGTGCTCATGGCACTGGCACAGGCGAGCGCCTGGCAGCCGGTCGCCGAGCGGATCGGCCGGCTGACCCGGGAGGAGCTCGGACCGCGGGCCGTCGTCGCCGTCGGCCCCGGGGTGACCGATCTCGGCGGGATCGCCCGGTCGTGGCAGGAGGCGGAGCAGACGGCCGAGGCCATCACACCGGCCTCCCCCGAGCGGTGGTTCTACGTCCCTGCCGACGTCCGGCTGCCGGAGTTGCTGGGCCTCCTGCGGGAGGACACCCGTCTGCAGCGGTACGCGGAACGGCAACTGACCCGCCTCATCGAGCACGACGACCGCAACGGCGGCGATCTGCTCCCGGCACTGCGCGCCTATCTGGCGGCGGCCGGGAACAAGTCGGTCGCGGCGAAACGCGCCGGCATGTCCCGGCAGGCGTACTACCAGCGCCTCCACACCATCGAACGGCTCCTCGGCTGCGACCTGGAATCAGGCCTGCAGCGCACGTCCCTGCACGTCGCGGTGCTGGTTCTGGACGCGGGAGAAACAACTCTTCCCGGCGTATGA
- a CDS encoding ABC transporter substrate-binding protein, producing MSVPIVTAALALALAACGASGTPQNVGAKGTAQGGGSGASAEHTDDVSVGVKPDAKAVKLLPAAVKAEGKLSVAMDLAYPPTTFMASDNKTPIGFNPDMARLIAAKLGLKLQINNVKFDTIITGLQAGRYDFTASTMGATKDRLKVLDMVDYFKAGTGVSVPYGNPQKLGTHTLCGHRVGVTSGSTQELQWVPLLSKQDCTSKGKPAIEAVTLPSVNDALTQLVSKRLDAVMYDFTALGWAAEQQPKTFEVLKPMVTAKTVAVALKKDSPLTPAVQAAVQSIIDSPEYAEALGRWGFPDLGITTAAMAVPQD from the coding sequence TTGAGTGTCCCGATCGTCACGGCGGCCCTGGCTCTCGCGCTCGCCGCGTGCGGGGCGAGCGGCACGCCGCAGAACGTGGGGGCCAAGGGCACGGCGCAGGGCGGAGGTTCCGGTGCGTCGGCCGAGCACACCGACGACGTCTCGGTGGGCGTGAAGCCGGATGCCAAGGCCGTGAAGCTGCTGCCCGCGGCGGTGAAGGCCGAGGGCAAGCTCTCGGTGGCCATGGACCTGGCCTACCCGCCCACCACGTTCATGGCGTCGGACAACAAGACCCCGATCGGGTTCAACCCGGACATGGCCCGGCTGATCGCCGCCAAGCTCGGCCTGAAGCTGCAGATCAACAACGTCAAGTTCGACACCATCATCACCGGACTGCAGGCCGGTCGGTACGACTTCACGGCCTCCACCATGGGCGCCACGAAGGACCGGCTGAAGGTGCTCGACATGGTCGACTACTTCAAGGCCGGGACCGGAGTCTCCGTCCCCTACGGGAACCCGCAGAAGCTGGGCACCCACACGCTGTGCGGGCACCGCGTCGGTGTCACGTCCGGCAGCACCCAGGAGCTGCAGTGGGTGCCGCTGCTGTCCAAGCAGGACTGTACGAGCAAGGGCAAGCCGGCCATCGAGGCGGTGACCCTGCCCAGCGTGAACGACGCGCTCACCCAGCTGGTCTCCAAGCGGCTCGACGCGGTGATGTACGACTTCACCGCGCTCGGGTGGGCGGCCGAGCAGCAGCCCAAGACGTTCGAGGTCCTCAAGCCCATGGTGACCGCCAAGACCGTGGCCGTCGCGCTGAAGAAGGACTCGCCGCTGACCCCCGCGGTGCAGGCTGCCGTCCAGTCGATCATCGACAGCCCCGAGTACGCCGAGGCTCTGGGCCGCTGGGGTTTCCCGGATCTCGGGATCACGACCGCGGCCATGGCCGTCCCGCAGGACTGA
- a CDS encoding amino acid ABC transporter permease has protein sequence MSTDLIGTKTRSRPVPELLPEEKKRITPKRPRDYVAWVVAIAIVAGLVWTAVTNENYRWPVVFSYFTTQTILDGLLVTLILTVASMALGTLLGLVLAVMRMSPQRPVSGLAQLYITFFRGTPVLVQLVFWFNIAALYPNLSVGIPFTGVSTPVNVNAIMTPMTAAVVGLTLNQAAYMSEIIRGGFASVSRGQHEAAESLGMSGFTKLRHVIIPQTMPAIIPATGNQVIGMLKETSLVSVLGVADLLNSAQAIYARNYQTIPLLIVASLWYLIMTLVLSVPQSMIERRFSRSTRARLTPAATAAEPGAGQPVPTTRESLL, from the coding sequence ATGAGCACGGATCTGATCGGTACGAAGACCAGGAGCCGGCCGGTGCCCGAACTGCTGCCCGAAGAAAAGAAGCGGATCACGCCGAAGCGTCCGCGCGACTACGTCGCCTGGGTGGTCGCGATCGCGATCGTCGCCGGTCTGGTGTGGACCGCGGTGACGAACGAGAACTATCGCTGGCCGGTGGTGTTCAGCTACTTCACCACGCAGACCATTCTCGACGGTCTGCTGGTCACGCTGATTCTGACCGTGGCGAGCATGGCCCTGGGCACGCTGCTGGGGCTGGTGCTGGCGGTGATGCGCATGTCGCCGCAGCGGCCCGTCTCCGGGCTGGCCCAGCTCTACATCACCTTCTTCCGCGGCACCCCGGTGCTGGTGCAGCTGGTCTTCTGGTTCAACATCGCGGCGCTCTACCCGAACCTGTCGGTCGGTATCCCGTTCACCGGCGTCTCCACACCGGTGAACGTGAACGCGATCATGACCCCGATGACCGCGGCCGTCGTGGGGCTCACCCTGAACCAGGCCGCGTACATGTCGGAGATCATCCGCGGCGGGTTCGCGTCGGTCAGCCGCGGACAGCACGAGGCCGCGGAGTCCCTGGGCATGTCGGGGTTCACCAAGCTCCGCCATGTGATCATCCCGCAGACCATGCCGGCGATCATTCCGGCCACCGGCAACCAGGTGATCGGCATGCTCAAGGAGACCTCGCTGGTGAGCGTGCTCGGCGTCGCCGACCTGCTGAACAGCGCACAGGCCATCTACGCCCGCAACTACCAGACGATTCCGCTGCTGATCGTGGCCAGCCTCTGGTACCTGATCATGACGCTGGTGCTGAGCGTGCCGCAGTCCATGATCGAGCGCCGTTTCTCCCGCTCGACCCGGGCGCGGCTGACCCCGGCCGCCACCGCGGCCGAGCCCGGAGCCGGACAGCCAGTTCCCACCACGAGGGAGTCCCTGCTGTGA
- a CDS encoding NAD(P)/FAD-dependent oxidoreductase: protein MKTIPYWIDTAGAFPDRSGKPLTEDTDLVVVGAGLTGLSTALHSARKGARVTLVEKGQIGSGASARNGGMANLGFTIGVGQAVRRYGLERAREIYNSYGEAVDTVERLVNEESIDCQFRRVGRLGVASRPAHFENKKTQQRDLAKYFGHETTLVGKSELRSEIGSDAYHGGLLDPFSAALHVGRFVRGMADACERTGVEIHERNAAIGVRRTAAGRFEVSTERGVIRAGQVMMATDAYTDQNFPWLRRQQVCVGSFIIVTEPLGEELARDIIPKARLIVDSNKVCHYFRLTPDNRLLFGGRARFAPSDPTSDKKSGAVLFREMCGIFPQLSRTRIEYVWGGSVGFAMDRIVHAGQTEDGVHYSMGYAGHGVQMATHMGQVMAEVMDGHPEVSPVRDLAPPRIPLYNGTAWFLPFAGAYYKTLDRIR from the coding sequence ATGAAGACGATTCCCTACTGGATAGACACCGCTGGGGCGTTTCCCGACCGGTCCGGCAAGCCGCTGACCGAGGACACCGACCTGGTGGTCGTCGGCGCCGGACTGACGGGTCTGTCCACCGCCCTGCACTCCGCCCGCAAGGGCGCCCGCGTCACCCTCGTCGAGAAGGGCCAGATCGGCTCCGGCGCCTCCGCACGCAACGGCGGCATGGCCAACCTGGGATTCACCATCGGCGTGGGCCAGGCCGTCCGCCGGTACGGACTCGAACGGGCCCGGGAGATCTACAACTCCTACGGCGAGGCCGTGGACACCGTCGAGCGGCTCGTGAACGAGGAGTCCATCGACTGCCAGTTCCGCCGTGTCGGACGCCTGGGCGTCGCCTCCCGCCCCGCGCACTTCGAGAACAAGAAAACCCAACAGCGCGACCTGGCCAAGTACTTCGGACACGAGACGACTCTGGTCGGCAAGTCCGAGCTGCGTTCGGAGATCGGATCCGACGCCTACCACGGCGGCCTGCTCGACCCGTTCAGCGCCGCCCTGCACGTCGGCCGCTTCGTGCGCGGTATGGCCGACGCGTGCGAGCGCACCGGTGTCGAGATCCACGAGCGCAACGCGGCCATCGGTGTGCGGCGCACCGCCGCCGGCCGGTTCGAGGTCAGTACCGAGCGCGGTGTCATCCGCGCCGGGCAGGTCATGATGGCCACCGACGCCTACACCGACCAGAACTTCCCGTGGCTGCGCCGCCAACAGGTCTGCGTGGGCAGCTTCATCATCGTCACCGAGCCGCTCGGCGAGGAGCTCGCCCGGGACATCATCCCCAAGGCCCGCCTCATCGTCGACTCCAACAAGGTCTGCCACTACTTCCGGCTCACCCCGGACAACCGGCTGCTGTTCGGCGGCCGCGCCCGCTTCGCACCGTCGGACCCGACCTCGGACAAGAAGAGCGGGGCCGTCCTGTTCCGTGAGATGTGCGGGATCTTCCCCCAGCTCTCCCGCACCAGGATCGAGTACGTGTGGGGCGGCTCCGTCGGTTTCGCCATGGACCGCATCGTGCACGCCGGGCAGACCGAGGACGGCGTCCACTACTCCATGGGATACGCGGGCCACGGCGTGCAGATGGCCACCCACATGGGGCAGGTCATGGCCGAGGTGATGGACGGCCACCCCGAGGTCAGCCCCGTCCGCGACCTCGCCCCGCCCCGCATTCCCCTCTACAACGGCACTGCCTGGTTCCTGCCCTTCGCGGGCGCCTACTACAAGACGCTGGACCGCATCCGCTGA
- a CDS encoding tartrate dehydrogenase codes for MTTNHRIALIPGDGIGAEVLPPAQQVLDVLGRRHGFSLSYTSYDWSCERYLREGAMMPADGIDQLRDKDAILLGAVGYPGVPDHVSLWGLLIPIRRRFRQYVNLRPIRVFDGIDSPVRGARPGEVDIVVVRENGEGEYSEIGGRLNQGTSEELAVQEAVFTRAGVTRIADYAFSLAARRRGKLTSATKSNGIIHTMPFWDELIAERAAEHPGVTWDQEHIDALAAKFVLEPARFDVVVASNLFGDILSDLAAAVAGSIGIAPAANLNPERDFPSMFEPVHGSAPDIAGQGIANPLGAIWSAAMMLDHLGRPAAARDITDAIASVLAKTDTRTRDLGGTATTAEFTDKLTELL; via the coding sequence ATGACGACGAATCACCGCATTGCCCTGATCCCCGGCGACGGCATCGGGGCCGAGGTGCTGCCCCCGGCACAGCAGGTGCTCGATGTTCTCGGCCGCCGCCACGGCTTCAGCCTGTCCTACACGTCGTACGACTGGTCGTGCGAGCGGTACCTGCGGGAGGGCGCCATGATGCCCGCCGACGGGATCGACCAGCTGCGCGACAAGGACGCGATCCTGCTGGGCGCGGTGGGGTACCCGGGGGTGCCCGACCATGTCTCCCTGTGGGGGCTGCTGATCCCCATCCGGCGCAGGTTCCGCCAGTACGTCAACCTCCGGCCCATCCGTGTCTTCGACGGCATCGACAGTCCGGTGCGCGGCGCACGGCCGGGCGAGGTCGACATCGTCGTCGTGCGGGAGAACGGCGAGGGCGAGTACAGCGAGATCGGCGGACGGCTGAACCAGGGCACCTCCGAGGAACTGGCTGTCCAGGAAGCGGTGTTCACCCGGGCCGGGGTCACCCGGATCGCCGACTACGCGTTCTCGCTCGCCGCCCGCCGCCGGGGGAAGCTCACCTCCGCCACCAAGTCCAACGGCATCATCCACACCATGCCGTTCTGGGACGAGCTGATCGCCGAGCGGGCGGCCGAGCACCCCGGCGTCACCTGGGACCAGGAGCACATCGACGCGCTGGCGGCCAAGTTCGTCCTCGAACCCGCACGCTTCGACGTGGTCGTCGCCTCCAACCTCTTCGGCGACATCCTCAGCGACCTCGCGGCCGCGGTCGCCGGATCCATCGGCATCGCCCCGGCGGCCAACCTCAACCCCGAGCGGGACTTCCCCTCGATGTTCGAGCCGGTGCACGGCTCCGCGCCCGACATCGCGGGCCAGGGCATCGCCAACCCGCTGGGCGCGATCTGGTCCGCGGCCATGATGCTCGACCACCTGGGCCGTCCCGCCGCGGCCAGGGACATCACGGACGCGATCGCGTCGGTCCTGGCCAAGACCGATACCCGCACCCGTGACCTGGGCGGAACCGCGACCACCGCCGAGTTCACCGACAAGCTGACCGAGCTGCTCTGA
- a CDS encoding NAD-dependent succinate-semialdehyde dehydrogenase: MTVVRDVPKQLFIGGDWQDAESGRTLSVDNPATGEQLCRVADASPADGRRAVEAAVAAQAAWAATPPRVRSEILRRAYDIIIARTEDLALLMTLEMGKPLAEARAEVAYGAEFFRWFSEEAVRVDGGMMTAPDGRNRLLVTRQPVGPCLLVTPWNFPLAMGTRKIGPAIAAGCTIVLKPAPQTPLASLALAEILTEAGLPAGVLNIVTTSDAAGVVEPLLRGGKIRKLSFTGSTQVGRILLAQCADTVIRTSMELGGNAPLVVFDDADLDVAVEGTMVAKMRNMGESCCAANRIFVHTSVAAEFASRLAARMAALTVGPGTEPGTDVGPLIDLAGRSKAHDLVRDAVKRGATVLTGGELPEGPGCFYPPTVLTGVAPDSAIIDTEIFGPVAAIRSFETEDEAVAAANDTEFGLAAYLFTQNLDRALRVAERLESGMIGINTGLVSNPAAPFGGVKQSGLGREGGRVGIDEFLEYKYLAVPVGA, from the coding sequence ATGACTGTCGTCCGTGATGTACCCAAGCAGCTGTTCATCGGCGGCGATTGGCAGGACGCGGAGTCCGGCCGGACGCTGTCCGTCGACAACCCGGCCACCGGCGAGCAACTGTGCCGGGTCGCCGACGCCTCACCCGCCGACGGCCGGCGTGCCGTCGAGGCGGCGGTGGCCGCGCAGGCCGCCTGGGCCGCCACCCCACCGCGCGTGCGCAGCGAGATCCTGCGCCGCGCCTACGACATCATCATCGCGCGCACCGAGGACCTCGCACTGCTGATGACCCTGGAGATGGGCAAACCCCTGGCCGAGGCACGTGCCGAGGTCGCCTACGGCGCGGAGTTCTTCCGCTGGTTCTCCGAGGAGGCCGTCCGTGTCGACGGCGGCATGATGACCGCCCCCGACGGCAGGAACCGGCTGCTGGTCACCCGTCAGCCCGTCGGCCCCTGCCTGCTCGTCACCCCCTGGAACTTCCCCCTGGCGATGGGCACCCGCAAGATCGGCCCCGCGATCGCCGCCGGCTGCACCATCGTCCTCAAACCCGCCCCCCAGACTCCCCTGGCCAGCCTCGCCCTGGCGGAGATCCTCACCGAAGCGGGTCTGCCGGCCGGAGTGCTGAACATCGTCACCACCTCAGACGCCGCCGGCGTCGTCGAACCCCTGCTGCGCGGCGGGAAGATCCGTAAGCTCTCCTTCACCGGCTCCACCCAGGTCGGCCGGATCCTGCTGGCCCAGTGCGCCGACACGGTCATCCGCACCTCCATGGAACTGGGCGGCAACGCCCCCCTCGTCGTCTTCGACGACGCCGACCTCGACGTCGCCGTCGAGGGCACCATGGTCGCCAAGATGCGCAACATGGGCGAATCCTGCTGCGCGGCCAACCGCATCTTCGTCCACACCTCCGTCGCCGCGGAGTTCGCCTCCCGCCTCGCCGCACGCATGGCCGCCCTCACCGTCGGGCCCGGCACCGAACCCGGCACCGACGTCGGTCCCCTCATCGACCTCGCCGGCCGCAGCAAGGCCCACGACCTGGTGCGGGACGCCGTCAAGCGCGGCGCCACCGTCCTGACCGGCGGTGAACTCCCCGAAGGGCCTGGCTGCTTCTATCCGCCCACCGTCCTCACCGGTGTCGCACCCGACTCCGCGATCATCGACACCGAGATCTTCGGCCCCGTCGCCGCGATCCGTTCCTTCGAGACCGAGGACGAGGCCGTCGCGGCCGCCAACGACACCGAATTCGGACTGGCCGCCTACCTGTTCACCCAGAACCTCGACCGTGCCCTGCGGGTCGCCGAACGCCTCGAAAGCGGCATGATCGGCATCAACACCGGACTGGTCTCCAACCCCGCCGCGCCCTTCGGCGGCGTCAAGCAGTCGGGCCTGGGCCGCGAAGGCGGTCGCGTCGGCATCGACGAGTTCCTGGAGTACAAGTACCTGGCCGTCCCCGTCGGAGCCTGA
- a CDS encoding haloacid dehalogenase type II, with product MPIPSFRFRPKYVSFDCYGTLIEWPMTPITRELVGDQIPAEHWDQFVKEFRGYRYDSVLGKYYPYEETLQDAFEGVCRKWGVKAAPDAGKRFADGVRSWGPHADVPEPLKKMGENYKLVILSNAGDAFLEESVPRLGADFHAVFTAEQAGYYKPRYAAFEYMLDQLDASPEDFVHVSSHTRYDLMPMHDMGFRNLVLLDRGCDPVTHGYDYVTVKSLDELNTMLGI from the coding sequence ATGCCCATTCCCTCGTTCCGGTTCCGCCCGAAGTACGTCTCGTTCGACTGCTACGGCACGTTGATCGAGTGGCCGATGACCCCCATCACCCGTGAGCTCGTCGGCGACCAGATCCCGGCCGAGCACTGGGACCAGTTCGTCAAGGAGTTCCGCGGCTACCGCTACGACTCGGTCCTCGGCAAGTACTACCCCTACGAGGAGACTCTGCAGGACGCCTTCGAGGGGGTCTGCCGCAAGTGGGGCGTGAAGGCCGCCCCGGACGCCGGCAAGCGGTTCGCCGACGGCGTGCGCAGCTGGGGCCCGCACGCGGACGTGCCGGAACCGCTGAAGAAGATGGGCGAGAACTACAAGCTGGTGATCCTCTCCAACGCCGGCGACGCCTTCCTCGAGGAGAGCGTGCCCCGGCTCGGAGCGGACTTCCACGCGGTCTTCACCGCGGAGCAGGCCGGCTACTACAAGCCCCGGTACGCGGCGTTCGAGTACATGCTCGACCAGCTCGACGCGTCCCCGGAGGACTTCGTGCACGTCTCCTCCCACACCCGTTACGACCTGATGCCGATGCACGACATGGGCTTCCGCAACCTCGTCCTCCTGGACCGCGGCTGCGACCCGGTCACCCACGGATACGACTACGTGACGGTGAAGTCCCTGGACGAGCTCAACACCATGCTCGGCATCTGA
- a CDS encoding LysR family transcriptional regulator, which translates to MDIRQLEYFLAIVDRGGFNRAASALYVSQPSLSQAVRALERDLGSELFHRIGRRAVLTEAGRALIEPAREAVRSLGTARASVAAVHELREGRLDVASMPSQAVEPLTSLVSAFSHRYPGVSVAIKAAFTSRDVVDMVRTGAVELGLLASAGPVSGKEVVSHALGRQRFVLMVPADGPFGDRTAVECRELAGQRLIVGQPGTGMRAYVDGLREQGIEFTVAAETEHRVSLMPLVLAGVGLAVVTDSWRDVARRLGARVLDIEPETTLDVALVSRRGSLSPAAAAFVTAAASFADS; encoded by the coding sequence ATGGATATTCGGCAGCTGGAGTACTTCCTGGCGATTGTTGATCGTGGGGGGTTCAACCGTGCGGCCTCGGCTCTGTACGTGTCGCAGCCGTCGCTGTCGCAGGCCGTGCGGGCACTGGAGCGTGATCTCGGTTCCGAGTTGTTCCATCGCATCGGGCGCAGGGCAGTGCTGACGGAGGCCGGGAGGGCTCTGATCGAGCCTGCCCGGGAGGCCGTGCGGAGTCTGGGGACGGCGCGGGCGAGTGTGGCGGCTGTGCATGAGCTGCGTGAGGGGCGCCTGGACGTGGCGTCCATGCCGTCGCAGGCGGTGGAGCCGCTGACGAGCCTGGTGAGTGCCTTCAGCCACCGGTATCCCGGCGTCTCTGTGGCCATCAAGGCGGCGTTCACCTCGCGTGACGTGGTCGACATGGTGCGCACGGGTGCCGTGGAGTTGGGGCTTCTGGCGTCCGCCGGTCCGGTCTCCGGCAAGGAGGTCGTCTCACACGCGCTGGGGCGGCAGCGCTTTGTGCTGATGGTGCCGGCCGACGGCCCGTTCGGTGACCGGACGGCGGTGGAGTGCCGGGAGCTTGCGGGACAGCGGCTGATCGTCGGGCAGCCGGGTACGGGGATGCGCGCCTACGTCGACGGGCTGCGGGAGCAGGGCATCGAGTTCACCGTCGCCGCCGAGACCGAGCACCGGGTGTCTCTCATGCCCCTGGTACTGGCCGGGGTCGGGCTGGCGGTGGTCACGGATTCCTGGCGGGACGTCGCCCGGCGGCTGGGCGCCCGCGTCCTGGACATCGAGCCGGAGACCACCTTGGACGTCGCCCTCGTCAGCCGCCGCGGCAGCCTGTCGCCCGCGGCCGCCGCGTTCGTCACGGCCGCCGCCTCGTTCGCCGACAGCTGA
- the solA gene encoding N-methyl-L-tryptophan oxidase codes for MRIPKRVAVIGAGSMGSQAMWRLAARGAEVIGYDRYAPGHDRGAAGGESRIYRAAHLGEPGYIPLLRLADRMWEQLQAETGRSLRRRSGSLVMGEASSPSMSLLLSTSAAQGLDHEVLDREELARRYPQHRLPDGHTAVLDRSGAVIRPEASIQAAAARAEQLGARLHRYTTVREVVPEAGGGVRVVTDRGTDHVDAAVVTVGPWINTLLPDLPRTIDVRRVICSWHLPTRHDWFAGGAPSFVRATPHDCFGIPSPDGISVKLGLSFRYHAPVPEPDRLERTVRPEELGVFRELIGALMPDLNPDPIRMSAYMEGYTESGNPLVGHLPGEDDIIVMAGFSGSGFKFSPAMGEIAADLALDGSTQQPVDFLAPAGVGAA; via the coding sequence ATGCGCATCCCGAAGCGCGTCGCCGTGATCGGTGCCGGCAGCATGGGCAGCCAGGCCATGTGGCGACTGGCGGCCCGCGGAGCCGAGGTCATCGGCTACGACCGGTACGCACCGGGTCACGACCGCGGCGCGGCCGGGGGCGAGAGCCGCATCTACCGAGCCGCCCACCTCGGCGAGCCGGGGTACATTCCGCTGCTGCGGCTCGCGGACCGGATGTGGGAGCAGCTCCAGGCGGAGACGGGCCGGTCGCTGCGACGCCGCAGCGGGAGCCTGGTGATGGGAGAGGCCTCCTCACCGTCCATGAGTCTCCTCCTCTCCACCAGCGCCGCCCAGGGGCTGGATCACGAGGTGCTGGACCGGGAGGAACTCGCCCGCCGCTACCCGCAGCACCGGCTCCCGGACGGACACACCGCCGTCCTCGACCGGTCGGGCGCCGTCATCAGGCCGGAGGCGTCGATCCAGGCCGCCGCCGCCCGTGCCGAGCAGCTGGGCGCCCGGCTGCACCGCTACACCACGGTGCGCGAGGTCGTCCCCGAGGCGGGTGGCGGGGTGCGGGTCGTCACCGACCGGGGCACGGACCATGTGGACGCCGCCGTGGTGACCGTGGGCCCGTGGATCAACACCCTGCTCCCGGACCTCCCCCGGACCATCGACGTCCGCCGGGTGATCTGTTCCTGGCACCTGCCCACCCGCCACGACTGGTTCGCCGGCGGTGCCCCTTCCTTCGTGCGCGCCACACCCCACGACTGCTTCGGAATCCCGTCGCCCGACGGCATCTCCGTCAAGCTCGGTCTCTCCTTCAGATACCACGCGCCGGTGCCCGAGCCCGACCGGCTCGAACGTACGGTCCGCCCCGAAGAACTCGGCGTCTTCCGCGAGCTCATCGGTGCACTCATGCCCGACCTGAACCCCGACCCCATCAGGATGTCGGCCTACATGGAGGGCTACACGGAGTCCGGAAACCCGCTCGTCGGTCATCTCCCCGGCGAGGACGACATCATCGTCATGGCCGGGTTCTCCGGCAGCGGCTTCAAGTTCTCGCCCGCGATGGGAGAGATCGCCGCCGACCTGGCGCTCGACGGATCCACGCAGCAGCCCGTCGACTTCCTCGCCCCGGCAGGAGTCGGCGCCGCCTGA